Proteins encoded within one genomic window of Stigmatopora argus isolate UIUO_Sarg chromosome 21, RoL_Sarg_1.0, whole genome shotgun sequence:
- the c21h6orf136 gene encoding uncharacterized protein C6orf136 homolog has product MAVSRRGVAFWVGCVRIHGRRPPINKHIASLSKPVVLQWINPTHPLSSASWALAPPNSLRYESAKQVIPSQHLHHANWSQRVAYHEEYWEDSLGMCVLVRPKELSGEHTTVEFPLFAQTKLAELLAPGNHNSSELSFLLTTVDGSREDDISINSFNRNNIHSNRKHGCFRSLFEAERCPAPYIYGSQFYCFHSPGTELIGHRRLNSKQDIGLKNQKMMKSQLHPTSLCSYEARTMGPVSDGDSEEEQKLALAYERLRTELPNFFRKNHDYTMYTHDLEFINGLLNIKTRGRVIYQLTLLLWRLMCLFYFADARLEVLKLTKHMEDRTIKARWRLNGLPFITLMLRFYRKDKSHLYRSYDAFSTFYIGNDGLIHCHKVEKVMPAQPPVVTRVTSLLASALVALGLQENRPALNLLPLLLSSLRQVRD; this is encoded by the exons ATGGCTGTAAGCAGACGAGGCGTTGCCTTCTGGGTGGGTTGTGTCCGCATCCATGGAAGACGGCCACCCATCAACAAGCACATTGCAAGTCTTAGTAAG CCAGTTGTCTTGCAGTGGATCAACCCCACACATCCTCTCAGCAGTGCATCTTGGGCCCTGGCTCCCCCCAACAGCTTGAGATATGAGTCGGCCAAGCAAGTGATTCCGTCCCAACATTTACATCATGCCAACTGGTCGCAGAGGGTTGCTTACCATGAAGAGTACTGGGAGGACTCACTCGGCATGTGTGTGTTAGTGAGACCTAAGGAGCTAAGTGGTGAACACACCACAGTGGAGTTCCCGTTGTTTGCTCAGACTAAACTAGCAGAGCTACTTGCTCCAGGGAATCATAACTCTTCTGAACTTTCCTTCCTATTGACCACTGTTGATGGCAGCAGAGAGGATGACATCAGCATCAACAGCTTCAATAGAAACAACATACACTCAAATAGAAAGCATGGATGTTTTCGAAGCCTGTTTGAAGCAGAGCGCTGCCCAGCACCCTACATTTATGGCTCCCAGTTTTATTGTTTCCATTCCCCGGGAACAGAACTGATTGGCCATCGCCGACTGAACTCTAAGCAGGATATTGGACTTAAAAACCAAAAGATGATGAAGTCCCAACTACATCCCACCTCTCTGTGTAGCTACGAAGCAAGAACTATGGGGCCAGTCAGTGATGGAGACAGCGAAGAAGAGCAGAAATTGGCCTTGGCGTATGAAAGACTGAGGACTGAG CTTCCGAATTTCTTCCGTAAGAACCATGACTACACCATGTACACCCATGATCTCGAATTTATTAACGGACTTCTCAATATCAAGACAAG AGGCCGTGTGATCTACCAGCTCACTCTTTTGCTGTGGCGCCTCATGTGTCTCTTCTACTTCGCTGATGCCCGACTGGAGGTGCTTAAACTGACCAAGCACATGGAAGACAGGACCATTAAGGCTCGATGGAGGCTTAATGGTCTTCCCTTCATCACTCTGATGCTACGCTTCTACCGCAAAGACAAATCACACCTGTACAG GTCCTATGATGCTTTCTCCACGTTCTACATAGGAAATGATGGACTTATTCACTGTCATAAAGTTGAAAAG GTCATGCCAGCTCAGCCTCCAGTTGTCACTAGAGTCACGTCCCTGCTTGCCAGCGCTTTAGTGGCTCTGGGGTTGCAGGAGAACCGACCCGCTCTCAATCTGCTGCCACTGCTCCTTTCCTCGCTGCGGCAGGTCCGAGACTGA